The Gallaecimonas pentaromativorans genome includes the window ACAACGCTGTGACCGTGAACCAAGAAGACAACCAGCTGAAAGTTAGCCTGAAAGACGGTGCTACTGAAATTGCTCAGGCCGGCACTGCCCGCGCCCTGATCAATAACATGGTCATCGGTGTTACTGAGGGCTTCAGCCGTAAGCTGCAACTGATTGGCGTGGGTTACAAAGTGCAGGTACAAGGTTCCAAGTTGAACCTGGCCCTGGGCTTCTCTCACCCGGTAGAGCATGAACTGCCGCAAGGCATCACTGCCGAGTGCCCGAGCCAAACTGAAGTGGTTATCAAAGGCGCAGACAAACAGTTGGTCGGCCAAGTTGCTGCCAACGTTCGCGGCTACCGTCCGCCCGAGCCCTACAAAGGCAAAGGTGTTCGCTACGCTGACGAAACTGTTCTGCGTAAAGAGGCTAAGAAGAAGTAAGGTAACACTATGGACAAGAAAGCATCTCGTCTTCGTCGCGCTCTGCGCGTACGCAAGCAGATTAAAGAGCTGGGTGCGAATCGTCTGGTGGTTCACCGTACACCGCGCCACATTTACGCGCAGCTGATCGCAGCCAACGGTTCTGAAGTGATCGCCTCTGCCTCCACTCTGGAGAAAGCACTGGCCGAGCAAGTGAAATACTCCGGCAACATCGATGCTGCCAAAGCAGTGGGTAAAGCCATCGCCGAGCGCGCTCTTGAAAAAGGCGTGAGCACCGTTGCATTCGATCGTTCCGGTTTTAAATATCACGGTCGTGTAGCTGCCCTGGCGGACGCTGCCCGTGAAGCCGGCCTGAAGTTCTAAGGAGCAGTCATGGCGAACGTAGAAAAGCAAGCCGGTGACCTGATCGAAAAGCTGATCAGTGTTAACCGTGTTTCTAAAGTAGTTAAGGGCGGCCGTATCTTCA containing:
- the rplR gene encoding 50S ribosomal protein L18 is translated as MDKKASRLRRALRVRKQIKELGANRLVVHRTPRHIYAQLIAANGSEVIASASTLEKALAEQVKYSGNIDAAKAVGKAIAERALEKGVSTVAFDRSGFKYHGRVAALADAAREAGLKF
- the rplF gene encoding 50S ribosomal protein L6; amino-acid sequence: MSRVAKAPVTIPAGVEIKFDGQEITVKGKNGTLSRVLNNAVTVNQEDNQLKVSLKDGATEIAQAGTARALINNMVIGVTEGFSRKLQLIGVGYKVQVQGSKLNLALGFSHPVEHELPQGITAECPSQTEVVIKGADKQLVGQVAANVRGYRPPEPYKGKGVRYADETVLRKEAKKK